From the genome of Sulfitobacter sp. DSM 110093, one region includes:
- a CDS encoding ATP-binding cassette domain-containing protein has product MSNPVYDLQDVTLSLKGNAGTVDILRGISLQVQQGESIALTGASGSGKSSLLMVMGGLERATDGKVMALGHDLSALREDGLAQFRQGRMGIVFQSFHLIPTMTALENVATPLELSGAEDAFDRARTELEAVGLGHRIDQYPAQMSGGEQQRVALARAAAPRPAILLADEPTGSLDSRNGAAIMDLLFELRDRHGATLVLVTHADDLARRCDRVVQLADGRLA; this is encoded by the coding sequence ATGAGCAACCCTGTCTATGACCTTCAAGATGTCACGCTGAGCCTCAAGGGCAATGCCGGAACCGTCGATATCCTGCGCGGCATTTCGCTGCAGGTCCAGCAGGGCGAGAGCATTGCGCTAACCGGGGCGTCCGGATCGGGCAAATCCTCGCTGCTGATGGTCATGGGCGGGTTGGAGCGTGCCACGGACGGCAAGGTTATGGCCCTCGGCCATGATCTCAGCGCGTTGCGTGAAGATGGTTTGGCCCAGTTTCGGCAAGGCCGCATGGGGATCGTCTTTCAGTCTTTTCACCTGATCCCGACCATGACCGCGCTGGAAAATGTCGCCACCCCGCTTGAGCTTTCAGGGGCGGAGGACGCCTTTGACCGCGCCCGCACCGAGTTGGAGGCCGTCGGTCTTGGCCACCGGATTGATCAATACCCCGCCCAGATGTCAGGCGGCGAACAACAACGCGTGGCCCTCGCCCGCGCCGCCGCCCCGCGCCCGGCGATCCTGCTGGCGGATGAGCCGACAGGCAGCCTCGACAGCCGCAATGGGGCCGCGATCATGGACCTGCTGTTTGAGCTACGCGACCGCCATGGCGCGACGCTGGTGCTAGTTACCCATGCCGATGATCTGGCCAGACGCTGCGACCGAGTCGTGCAATTGGCCGACGGGCGTCTCGCATGA